The genomic window GCTATAAGCTGTGTGTAACGAGAATCCGTCACCGGATATTCAGTAGTTACCGGATAAACTAGCGGCATTTCCTCGTGATTATCAGTTACATATTCCGCCATGATAGTACGAGCGTGCCCAGTCTTACCACCTTTGGAAAAATAGGCGATAATACGGGTATTTTTTAACACCCGCACCGCCTTAACCGTCATCAGATCAGGGTCACCAGAGCCAAGACCCACACCATAAAGAGTTCCTATTTTCATATCTCTTTTTCCTGCGCTATTGCGTTTACAGCAGCAACCGTCATCGCGCTACCACCTCTGCGCCCACGCACCACCGCGTATGGTATCCTTCCATCACTCATGAGAGCCTCTTTTGATTCGGCAGCACCGACAAAACCAACCGGCATACCAATAACCGCCGCCGGAATTGGCGCGCCATTATCTAGCATTTCCAACAAATAAAACAGTGATGTTGGCGCGTTACCAATAGCAATTACCGCTCCTGCCATTTTATCCCGCCATAATTCCATTGCCGCCGCCGACCGAGTATTACCAATTTTTTTAGCGAGTTCTGGAACTCTTTCATCAGCAAGCGTACATATCACCTCATTACCAGCGGGCAAACGACTTCTGGTTATCCCGCTTGCTATCATTTTAGCGTCACATAAAATCGGCGCGCCACCGAGCAAAGCGCCGCGAGCGATACGTACCATATTTTCCGAGAAGAAAATATCCGAAGCAACATCCACCATACCACAAGCGTGAATGATTCTTACCGCTACTTTTTCCTCATCAGCATCAAACCGTGAAAACTCCGCCTCCGCGCGAATCATAGAGAAAGATTTTTTATAAATCTCCGCCCCATCACGTATATAATCATATTTATTTTTCATTAGTTATTCTAAATCCTCTATGTCCAATGGTTGTCGCGAAGCGTGCCTGATAGTTAGGATACGAACTTCTTTATCTTCTTCCACCACATGATAAATGATTCTATAACAGGACGTGTTCCTGCCGTAAAGCAAGTGCCTGATTTCATATTCAAAATCTTCTGATTCTAGTATAAGAGAGTAACGGTTAGGCATAACAGAAAGAGAAGCTATGGAAGAAAAAACTCCCATGCGCCACTTTCTAGCACTTATTAAAGAAAACGCGGCTACATATCCATAAATAAACTCAACATCAGCTTCGGCCTGTGGCTGAATAATTATTTTATATGCCATGCTTAACGTCAAATTCAGCAAAAAACTCTTCTATTGGACGACCATCACCTCTTAGAGATTGTGCCAATCCCTCACGGATTGCCTCTAAATCTTCCGCATACTGTAATTTATCAAGTAATTTCTGATAAGATTGTGCGTCCTGAACCACCAGCTCGGCTTTACCATTTACCGTAAGAACTATAGGGTTCTCAGACTCCTTCAACTTATTAAGAATTCCTTTTGGATTACGTTGAAAATCCGTAATAGAATGAATATCATTAAGATTTACCATATTTTTCTCCAAATCATGATATTTCATGATAATATTAT from Rickettsiales bacterium includes these protein-coding regions:
- a CDS encoding precorrin-8X methylmutase, encoding MKNKYDYIRDGAEIYKKSFSMIRAEAEFSRFDADEEKVAVRIIHACGMVDVASDIFFSENMVRIARGALLGGAPILCDAKMIASGITRSRLPAGNEVICTLADERVPELAKKIGNTRSAAAMELWRDKMAGAVIAIGNAPTSLFYLLEMLDNGAPIPAAVIGMPVGFVGAAESKEALMSDGRIPYAVVRGRRGGSAMTVAAVNAIAQEKEI
- a CDS encoding type II toxin-antitoxin system RelE/ParE family toxin: MAYKIIIQPQAEADVEFIYGYVAAFSLISARKWRMGVFSSIASLSVMPNRYSLILESEDFEYEIRHLLYGRNTSCYRIIYHVVEEDKEVRILTIRHASRQPLDIEDLE
- a CDS encoding type II toxin-antitoxin system Phd/YefM family antitoxin — translated: MKNNIIMKYHDLEKNMVNLNDIHSITDFQRNPKGILNKLKESENPIVLTVNGKAELVVQDAQSYQKLLDKLQYAEDLEAIREGLAQSLRGDGRPIEEFFAEFDVKHGI